Proteins from one Catenuloplanes atrovinosus genomic window:
- a CDS encoding ATP-binding protein, with product MTSAWSDADGRGFVGRYQERATLLAVLSDAAAGKGGALMVQGGPGIGKTALLQAALDGVPALRVLRAVGSQYEMELPFATLHQLLFPLLTMLGDLPGVQARAVRVALGMESGGPATTPLISFGVHSLLAVAGGETPLVCAVDDAHWADRASAEVLGLVVRRLARLPVAFVATVRDPVPAFAGLPVLRLPGLTPEESRALLNGHLRTPIDPSVRDRIVAEAQGNPLALLEFPTAGAGGFRIPLGGRLPQTLEAGFQRRLAALSPGARRFARLAAADPTGDPALVRRAADTLGLPRSAIAEVEATGLIEVGSPVRFRHPLVRSALYEDAGPGERRMLHAALGEATDAGVDPDRRAWHAAQAATSPNPWLATELERLAARAHARGGLAASAAFLKRAAMLTPSRRLRARRLLAAAHEHREMGDRAAALDLVALAEDAHSDEALRAETSVLRARVLFDRARNEGAVRALIAAARRVGPVDPVLGRDVLLDALAAVTFLGRFADAQLLPELAAEVRALPAPEGRERPVDLLLNALVTRVEHGGWPDPAVLGPAIDAYVRDVRDGARQFGLGELWLVCSAAEDVWDDAHFLEVAERQLHYARDSGAVVSLPVALSYQALAHVHQGRFDEAQRLVDEAYGVSADIGAPHMVYVDVTVAGWRGDEARVHRLSESAVRDAAARGEGRLLTAVEYANAVLFNGLGRYADAADACQTSARLDEPSFPPWVFPEYVEAAARSGRLAEAREVVVRLERRAAELDSEWCTGAALCARALVTDDLAAADLYREAIARLARTRGRIRLGRARLLYGEWLRRNGRRRQAVTELTAARALFSEMGAHAFVARTDRELLAAAPGRRTTGLSEREDVVARLVAGGATSREVAAALQISPRTVDAHLRKVFTKLGITSRRQLRDRYPAGG from the coding sequence GTGACGAGCGCCTGGTCGGACGCCGATGGGCGAGGCTTCGTCGGTCGGTACCAGGAGAGAGCCACGCTGCTTGCGGTGCTGTCCGATGCCGCCGCGGGCAAGGGCGGTGCCCTGATGGTGCAGGGTGGTCCGGGCATCGGTAAGACCGCGCTGTTGCAGGCGGCGCTCGACGGCGTGCCCGCGCTGCGGGTGCTGCGGGCCGTCGGCTCGCAGTACGAGATGGAGCTGCCGTTCGCCACCCTGCACCAATTACTGTTTCCGCTGCTCACCATGCTCGGCGACCTGCCGGGGGTGCAGGCCCGCGCGGTCCGCGTCGCCCTCGGCATGGAGTCCGGCGGCCCGGCCACCACGCCGTTGATCAGCTTCGGTGTGCACAGCCTGCTCGCGGTGGCCGGCGGCGAGACGCCGCTGGTATGCGCGGTGGATGACGCTCACTGGGCGGATCGGGCGTCGGCCGAGGTGCTGGGTCTCGTCGTCCGGCGGCTGGCACGTCTGCCGGTGGCGTTCGTCGCGACGGTGCGCGATCCGGTGCCGGCCTTCGCGGGGTTGCCCGTGCTGCGGCTGCCGGGCCTGACCCCGGAGGAGTCTCGTGCGCTCCTGAACGGGCATCTGCGTACCCCCATCGATCCGTCGGTCCGGGACCGTATCGTCGCGGAGGCGCAGGGTAACCCGCTCGCCCTGCTAGAGTTCCCGACCGCCGGTGCCGGTGGCTTCCGGATACCGCTGGGCGGGCGGTTGCCGCAGACGCTGGAAGCGGGCTTCCAGCGCCGGCTCGCGGCGCTGTCACCGGGTGCGCGCCGATTCGCCCGGCTCGCCGCCGCGGACCCCACGGGCGACCCGGCACTGGTGCGCCGTGCCGCCGACACGCTCGGCCTGCCGCGCTCCGCGATCGCGGAGGTGGAGGCGACCGGTCTGATCGAGGTGGGTTCCCCGGTTCGGTTCCGGCATCCGCTGGTGCGGTCGGCGCTCTACGAGGACGCCGGTCCGGGCGAGCGCCGCATGCTGCACGCCGCGCTCGGCGAGGCGACCGACGCCGGCGTCGACCCGGATCGCCGTGCCTGGCACGCCGCCCAGGCGGCCACGAGCCCGAATCCGTGGCTGGCTACCGAGCTGGAGCGGCTGGCAGCGCGTGCGCACGCGCGGGGCGGTCTGGCCGCGTCCGCCGCGTTCCTCAAGCGGGCGGCCATGCTGACCCCGAGCCGCCGGTTGCGGGCGCGGCGACTGCTCGCGGCGGCGCACGAACATCGGGAGATGGGCGACCGGGCGGCCGCCCTCGACCTCGTGGCGCTGGCGGAGGACGCCCATTCGGACGAGGCGCTGCGGGCGGAGACCTCGGTGCTGCGGGCTCGGGTGCTCTTCGATCGTGCGCGGAACGAGGGAGCGGTGCGGGCGCTGATCGCGGCGGCCAGGCGTGTCGGACCGGTCGATCCGGTGCTCGGCCGCGATGTTCTGCTGGACGCGCTGGCCGCGGTGACCTTCCTCGGCCGGTTCGCGGATGCGCAGTTGTTGCCCGAACTGGCGGCGGAGGTGCGTGCTCTCCCAGCGCCCGAGGGCCGGGAGCGGCCCGTGGATCTGCTGCTGAACGCGTTGGTGACTCGGGTGGAGCACGGCGGCTGGCCCGATCCGGCGGTGCTGGGCCCGGCGATCGACGCCTACGTGCGGGACGTCCGCGACGGGGCCCGGCAGTTCGGCCTCGGCGAATTGTGGCTGGTGTGCAGCGCGGCCGAGGACGTGTGGGACGACGCGCACTTCCTCGAGGTGGCCGAGCGGCAGCTTCACTACGCCCGGGACAGCGGCGCGGTGGTCTCCCTGCCGGTCGCGTTGAGTTATCAGGCATTGGCGCACGTGCACCAGGGTCGATTCGATGAGGCGCAGCGGCTGGTGGATGAGGCGTACGGGGTCTCGGCGGACATCGGTGCGCCGCACATGGTGTACGTGGACGTCACCGTCGCGGGTTGGCGTGGCGACGAGGCGCGGGTCCACCGGCTCAGCGAGAGCGCCGTCCGGGATGCCGCCGCCCGGGGTGAGGGCCGACTGCTGACCGCGGTGGAGTACGCCAACGCGGTGCTGTTCAACGGCCTGGGCCGGTACGCCGACGCCGCTGACGCGTGTCAGACGTCGGCGCGGCTCGACGAACCGAGCTTTCCGCCCTGGGTCTTCCCGGAGTACGTAGAGGCGGCCGCCCGGTCGGGGCGCCTGGCCGAGGCCCGGGAGGTAGTCGTCCGCCTGGAACGGCGCGCCGCGGAACTCGACAGTGAGTGGTGTACCGGCGCGGCGCTGTGCGCCCGGGCGTTGGTGACGGACGATCTGGCCGCCGCGGACCTCTATCGGGAGGCGATCGCGCGGCTGGCGCGTACCAGGGGCCGGATCAGGCTCGGCCGGGCACGGCTGCTCTACGGTGAATGGCTGCGCCGCAACGGCCGGCGCCGGCAGGCGGTGACGGAGCTGACGGCGGCCCGCGCCCTGTTCAGCGAGATGGGGGCGCACGCCTTCGTCGCCCGGACCGATCGAGAGCTGCTGGCCGCCGCGCCAGGACGCCGGACGACGGGGCTGTCGGAGCGGGAGGACGTCGTCGCCCGTCTGGTGGCGGGCGGGGCGACCAGCCGGGAGGTGGCGGCCGCGCTGCAGATCAGCCCGCGCACGGTTGACGCTCACCTGCGCAAGGTGTTCACCAAGCTCGGTATCACCTCCCGCCGCCAGCTCCGGGATCGGTATCCGGCGGGAGGCTGA
- a CDS encoding SDR family oxidoreductase yields MSAVLTGSPLSGRVAVVTGASSGIGEATAERLAALGASVALLARRADRLDAAVARITDRGGTAVAVPTDVTDRNAVDRAAAVVRERYGTVNLVHANAGVQLVSAVHDLAVADWDAQIDLNIRGVMYTVQAFVRDLETAATAGGPADLIFTSSIAGSRVLERYQVYAGTKAYVSHLARQLRTELGPARVRVSAVEPGMVDTEFTDHVADADVARLRADLVKRIEVLQAEDVAEAVAFVASVPRHVNVAAVTILPTEQVI; encoded by the coding sequence ATGTCCGCTGTCCTCACCGGCTCGCCGCTGAGCGGCCGGGTCGCCGTCGTCACGGGCGCCTCGAGCGGCATCGGTGAGGCGACCGCGGAACGGCTGGCGGCGCTCGGGGCCAGCGTGGCCCTCCTGGCGCGGCGTGCGGATCGGCTCGATGCGGCCGTGGCGCGCATCACCGATCGCGGCGGCACGGCCGTGGCCGTACCCACCGATGTCACGGATCGCAACGCGGTGGACCGGGCCGCCGCCGTGGTACGGGAGCGATACGGCACCGTGAATCTGGTGCACGCCAACGCGGGCGTGCAACTCGTCTCCGCGGTACACGACCTGGCGGTGGCCGACTGGGACGCCCAGATCGACCTCAACATCAGGGGCGTGATGTACACCGTCCAGGCCTTCGTGCGCGACCTGGAGACGGCGGCGACGGCAGGTGGCCCAGCGGATCTCATCTTCACCTCGTCGATCGCCGGTAGCCGGGTTCTGGAGAGGTACCAGGTCTACGCCGGCACCAAGGCGTACGTCAGCCATCTCGCGCGGCAACTGCGCACGGAACTCGGCCCGGCGAGGGTACGAGTCAGCGCGGTGGAGCCGGGAATGGTGGACACCGAGTTCACCGACCATGTGGCGGATGCCGACGTGGCCCGGTTGAGGGCGGACCTGGTCAAGCGGATCGAGGTACTCCAGGCCGAGGACGTCGCGGAGGCGGTGGCGTTCGTCGCCTCGGTGCCCAGGCACGTCAACGTCGCGGCGGTGACGATCCTGCCGACCGAGCAGGTCATCTGA